The following coding sequences are from one Vibrio syngnathi window:
- a CDS encoding amidohydrolase, with amino-acid sequence MNNKLTLPRTAWIALFASLVSVPSAFSQSLTADQIFTNADIYGHRESDSIVTHKGKIIFIGDREQTQTFEGQCTEVIDLENAFVLPGFIDNHNHVFEAASELGGNCELDSEATREEQIPYLEACKINAETNGRGWLMGYGFSLESTLDSDSEYTPLEIIDNIFPDRPVVIMEQTSHSMWVNSKALKIARISQQSLDPQGGAYLKDQDSGKLNGILLDNAGDQIMEMAWNSQSELFEQSYQGLMFGLEEAAAHGITTIGDGRMYWKRGWYDVWLKAEQNQDLTARVSLRPWVYPSMAIPSQLEVFEKMYSDDKSHLLLVDQVKMYSDGIFINGTAKTLAPYLDTYLPQSPNGLNYIPSAQMKEWLTALDKIGFSAHIHAIGDGAVRESLDAIESVRKQGSQKPYTLTHIELINDEDVPRFKQLNVSADFQVGSDYVAKHQHQWAEAFLGARRAKAMMNLDAILKTNANITLSSDWNVHDINPLVGIANSLIMGKTGLTDIYTAIDAYTLNAAKSLGIEDVTGSIEVGKSADFAILDRDITTVSARQIAKTQVLMTVLRGDVVFEDADFKDIN; translated from the coding sequence ATGAACAACAAGCTCACTTTGCCACGCACAGCATGGATTGCATTATTCGCTAGCCTAGTCTCTGTGCCATCGGCTTTTTCTCAAAGCCTAACCGCAGACCAGATCTTTACCAATGCCGACATATATGGGCATCGCGAGTCAGACTCGATCGTTACTCACAAAGGCAAGATCATTTTCATCGGTGACCGCGAACAGACGCAAACTTTTGAAGGGCAGTGTACCGAGGTCATCGACTTGGAGAATGCTTTTGTCTTACCGGGGTTCATTGATAATCACAACCATGTGTTTGAAGCCGCCTCAGAGCTGGGTGGCAATTGCGAACTGGATTCTGAAGCTACACGCGAAGAGCAAATCCCTTACTTAGAAGCGTGTAAAATCAATGCCGAAACCAATGGTCGAGGCTGGCTGATGGGTTATGGCTTTTCTCTTGAGTCGACACTCGACAGCGACTCTGAATACACACCACTTGAGATTATCGACAACATCTTCCCTGATCGCCCCGTGGTGATCATGGAGCAAACTTCACACTCAATGTGGGTTAACTCAAAGGCACTGAAAATAGCGCGAATTAGCCAACAATCTCTGGACCCACAAGGTGGCGCGTATTTAAAAGACCAAGACAGCGGCAAGCTCAATGGCATCTTATTAGACAACGCTGGCGACCAAATTATGGAGATGGCGTGGAACAGCCAAAGCGAGCTCTTTGAACAAAGCTACCAAGGGTTAATGTTCGGTCTTGAAGAAGCCGCTGCGCACGGCATTACCACCATTGGTGACGGCCGGATGTATTGGAAACGAGGCTGGTACGACGTTTGGCTAAAAGCGGAGCAAAACCAAGATCTGACGGCTCGCGTGTCATTACGCCCTTGGGTTTACCCATCAATGGCGATACCCTCGCAATTAGAAGTCTTCGAGAAGATGTATTCAGATGATAAAAGCCATCTGTTGCTCGTCGATCAGGTAAAAATGTACAGCGATGGCATCTTCATTAACGGTACAGCAAAAACACTCGCGCCCTATTTAGATACCTATCTGCCACAGTCTCCCAATGGCCTAAACTATATTCCATCAGCACAGATGAAAGAGTGGCTAACCGCGCTCGATAAAATCGGCTTTAGCGCTCATATTCATGCGATTGGTGATGGTGCCGTTCGTGAATCGCTTGATGCGATTGAAAGCGTGCGTAAACAAGGTTCGCAAAAGCCTTACACCCTAACTCACATAGAGTTAATCAATGATGAAGACGTTCCCCGCTTCAAACAACTCAATGTCTCGGCGGATTTCCAAGTCGGTTCCGATTACGTAGCCAAACATCAACACCAATGGGCCGAAGCTTTCCTTGGTGCTCGCCGTGCCAAAGCCATGATGAACCTAGACGCAATACTCAAAACCAATGCCAATATCACCTTAAGCAGTGACTGGAACGTACACGACATCAATCCTTTAGTCGGCATCGCGAATAGCCTAATCATGGGAAAAACAGGCCTAACTGATATCTACACAGCTATCGACGCTTACACGCTCAATGCAGCAAAGAGCCTTGGTATCGAAGACGTAACAGGTTCTATTGAGGTTGGAAAATCAGCGGACTTCGCCATTCTCGACCGAGACATCACCACTGTATCGGCAAGGCAAATAGCCAAGACTCAGGTGTTGATGACAGTGTTGCGAGGAGATGTGGTTTTCGAAGACGCTGATTTCAAAGACATAAATTAG
- a CDS encoding lipocalin family protein, with the protein MKKILLLLSVILLGGCVGMPETVKPVQQFELDRYLGKWYEVARLDHSFERGLDNISAEYSLRDDGGVKVINRGYSAEDDEWNEAEGKAYFVEGSDQGYLKVSFFGPFYGAYVVFELDKENYQYAFVSGPDTDYLWLLSRTPEVAPEVMEKFKAMSKERGFNTDELIYVEHSK; encoded by the coding sequence ATGAAAAAAATATTATTGCTGCTTAGTGTGATTCTATTGGGTGGTTGCGTGGGCATGCCTGAAACAGTAAAGCCCGTTCAGCAGTTTGAATTGGATCGATACTTAGGGAAATGGTACGAAGTGGCTCGTTTAGACCACTCGTTTGAGCGTGGCTTAGATAACATCAGCGCCGAATACAGCCTGCGTGATGATGGTGGCGTTAAGGTGATTAACCGCGGCTATTCGGCGGAAGATGACGAATGGAACGAAGCGGAAGGTAAGGCGTACTTTGTCGAAGGCAGCGATCAGGGTTATCTAAAAGTGTCGTTCTTTGGCCCCTTCTACGGCGCTTATGTGGTGTTTGAGTTGGACAAAGAGAATTACCAATACGCGTTTGTTTCGGGCCCAGATACTGACTACTTGTGGTTACTTTCAAGAACACCAGAGGTTGCGCCAGAAGTGATGGAGAAGTTCAAAGCGATGTCTAAAGAGCGTGGCTTCAATACTGATGAATTGATTTACGTTGAGCACAGTAAATAA
- a CDS encoding ABC transporter ATP-binding protein, translating to MYTLTNASFEIDGKKILSPTTLTFEPKKITTLLGHNGCGKSTLIKLLSRQNTPTEGDVFFNEQPLASYSNLEFAHQVAYLPQHPPITDGVTVRELVCFGRYPWKGAFGRYSKDDYAIVDEAIEKVGLNAFSDRFVATLSGGERQRAWVAMLLAQQSQCILLDEPTSALDVAHQHELLALIRELNQSLGLTVIMVLHDVNMAAKFSDHLIALHSGKVIASGAPKDLMTPETLMQIYGMELALFKHPETGQPISYIP from the coding sequence ATGTACACACTTACCAATGCCTCGTTCGAAATCGACGGTAAGAAAATCCTTTCGCCAACGACTTTGACCTTTGAGCCAAAGAAGATCACCACCTTGCTTGGTCATAATGGATGTGGCAAATCGACACTCATTAAACTGTTAAGTCGACAAAACACGCCAACAGAAGGTGACGTTTTCTTCAATGAGCAACCACTCGCCTCCTACAGTAACCTTGAATTTGCACACCAAGTCGCCTACCTGCCGCAGCACCCACCGATTACTGATGGCGTGACCGTTCGTGAGCTGGTTTGCTTTGGCCGTTATCCATGGAAAGGCGCATTTGGACGTTACAGCAAAGATGATTATGCCATCGTAGACGAAGCGATTGAGAAAGTTGGCCTTAACGCCTTTTCTGACCGATTTGTCGCAACACTTTCAGGCGGAGAAAGACAAAGAGCTTGGGTCGCAATGCTGCTTGCTCAGCAAAGCCAATGTATTTTACTTGATGAACCAACCTCAGCACTCGATGTCGCGCACCAGCATGAATTGCTCGCTTTAATCAGAGAGCTTAATCAGTCACTCGGCTTAACTGTGATCATGGTGCTTCATGATGTCAACATGGCCGCCAAATTCAGTGACCATTTGATTGCGCTTCATTCTGGAAAAGTGATTGCTTCCGGTGCGCCTAAAGATTTGATGACGCCAGAAACACTGATGCAAATCTACGGAATGGAGCTTGCGCTCTTTAAGCACCCTGAGACAGGGCAACCTATCAGCTACATCCCTTAA
- a CDS encoding MFS transporter gives MLVPTTNLPTLSSAFDIMSVIQNKKFQLLAIGLVSALMGIGQNGLLVSLPFLVEQSAFSLPTWSILIAVGSILFLPSAPFWGRQSDKYGPKKVVIQALIGMAISFALLCFFAMFSKQGQAFVFCLIGLVVARIIYGCTVSGMVPASQHWAILLCGEKNRLQAITSVSLGLSVGRLIGPLVSILVLKLSPFAPLIVMIFLPCVALLVTMLLPTPKEETRKAEGIGQSSWLPNKTILPFLSSGLLLCAAVALLQYSFSPLIYSITHWPTEQLSETIGILLTVSAACTFATQLLVIKKEKLTPFFMYRWGALGLLVGFGMFLIPSMWALAVAMVLTAIGAALIVPAYTLFATEKQSDAPGAAAGYIAMSHTLGYGVASLLAFTSILNPMYPIYLCVLCSALIFVTSYIVKREGNIKVAEQA, from the coding sequence ATGCTCGTGCCCACTACGAACCTACCAACCTTATCTAGCGCCTTCGATATTATGTCTGTGATACAAAATAAAAAATTTCAACTATTGGCTATTGGTCTTGTTTCGGCTCTTATGGGAATTGGGCAAAACGGCTTACTCGTTTCACTGCCTTTTCTTGTAGAGCAGTCTGCATTCAGCTTACCTACGTGGTCGATTCTTATCGCGGTAGGAAGCATATTATTTCTGCCATCTGCGCCGTTTTGGGGAAGGCAGAGCGACAAATATGGTCCTAAAAAAGTCGTCATTCAGGCACTGATAGGTATGGCTATCAGCTTTGCGTTGTTGTGTTTTTTCGCCATGTTCAGCAAACAGGGGCAGGCATTCGTGTTTTGTTTGATTGGGCTGGTGGTCGCGCGAATTATTTATGGTTGTACGGTGTCTGGAATGGTGCCTGCGAGTCAGCATTGGGCGATATTATTGTGTGGTGAAAAGAACCGTTTACAGGCCATTACATCAGTGAGTCTTGGCCTAAGTGTTGGTCGATTGATTGGGCCTTTGGTCTCCATTTTAGTGTTAAAGTTATCGCCTTTTGCCCCCCTGATCGTGATGATCTTTTTACCGTGTGTTGCTTTACTTGTCACGATGTTGTTACCAACCCCTAAAGAAGAAACTCGGAAGGCTGAAGGAATAGGGCAATCATCTTGGTTACCAAATAAAACAATACTGCCTTTTTTATCTAGCGGGTTGTTGTTGTGTGCCGCAGTCGCATTGTTGCAATACAGTTTCTCGCCACTGATCTATTCGATCACTCATTGGCCAACAGAACAATTGAGTGAGACGATCGGGATTCTTTTGACTGTCAGTGCTGCCTGTACTTTTGCTACTCAACTTTTGGTTATCAAAAAGGAAAAACTGACACCGTTTTTTATGTACCGTTGGGGCGCATTGGGTCTGCTTGTCGGTTTTGGAATGTTCTTGATCCCAAGCATGTGGGCGTTAGCTGTGGCGATGGTACTGACCGCGATTGGCGCTGCGCTAATTGTTCCTGCCTACACGTTATTCGCCACCGAAAAGCAAAGTGATGCTCCGGGCGCAGCCGCAGGGTATATCGCTATGTCTCATACTCTAGGTTATGGCGTTGCTTCATTACTTGCGTTTACTTCAATCTTGAACCCGATGTATCCCATCTACTTATGTGTACTGTGTTCAGCACTGATCTTTGTAACGAGCTACATTGTTAAAAGAGAGGGAAATATTAAAGTCGCTGAGCAAGCTTGA
- a CDS encoding GntR family transcriptional regulator, with protein MDITTITKLQQNLLFKVIARLKADNAKAGSSLNESSLAQQFEVSRSPIRAVLKHLSAQGITKVVPYKGSVLQTDAADIEISGQDNDQQPRQEQLYLRVLMDLFFSELGQSFSEKDLQQRYDANRGEMQSVLRLLESDGIFRRSPGYKWQLDGVLNTLERHTESYRCRLIFEPAGLLEPTWTLDSSAIESCRDRHAQAIKTPESVNASQLFSLSAEFHEQLAACSGNRFLLSTMQQHNRLRKATDLVSMHIQSSVTKSCQRRLEIIELVLEGDNQTASTKLAQLLENDIRVMKRTYNDVMTVSMEQRESLISSIMAKNS; from the coding sequence ATGGACATAACGACAATTACAAAGCTCCAACAAAATTTGTTATTCAAGGTCATCGCGAGGCTAAAAGCCGACAACGCTAAAGCGGGAAGCAGCCTAAACGAATCATCTTTGGCGCAGCAATTCGAAGTATCAAGAAGCCCTATTCGAGCGGTATTAAAGCACTTGTCAGCGCAAGGCATCACTAAAGTCGTCCCTTATAAAGGGTCTGTATTACAAACCGATGCGGCAGATATCGAAATTTCAGGCCAAGACAACGACCAACAACCTCGCCAAGAACAATTATACCTGCGCGTACTCATGGATTTATTCTTTAGTGAGTTAGGTCAGTCGTTTTCCGAGAAAGACCTGCAACAACGTTATGATGCCAACCGTGGTGAGATGCAAAGCGTACTGCGCCTGTTAGAAAGCGATGGTATTTTTCGTCGCAGTCCAGGATACAAATGGCAGCTTGATGGTGTGTTGAACACCCTAGAAAGACACACCGAAAGTTATCGCTGTCGACTCATTTTCGAGCCTGCTGGCCTACTCGAACCAACATGGACACTTGATAGCAGTGCGATTGAAAGCTGCCGAGATCGCCATGCTCAAGCGATTAAGACCCCAGAATCTGTCAACGCCAGCCAACTCTTTAGCCTCAGTGCCGAGTTTCACGAGCAACTTGCCGCATGTTCAGGAAATCGCTTCTTATTGAGCACCATGCAACAACATAATCGCCTACGTAAAGCGACCGATCTCGTCTCGATGCACATTCAATCTTCAGTCACTAAATCGTGTCAGCGTCGGCTAGAGATCATCGAATTGGTGCTAGAAGGTGACAACCAAACAGCTTCGACAAAATTAGCTCAGCTACTGGAAAATGATATTCGAGTCATGAAACGCACCTACAACGATGTAATGACGGTCTCTATGGAGCAGCGAGAAAGTTTAATCAGCAGCATCATGGCAAAAAACAGTTAA
- a CDS encoding TonB-dependent receptor, with translation MKTEKGSFKLSTVALAIVAASTVFTAQAQEYTTEENMVVVSSRTPKAISDIPGTVWYIDTDKIEQEYRGGKSLGEILSASIPSLDVSSGARTNYGQNLRGRKMLVMIDGVSLQSSRQISRHLDSIDPFNIDRIEVLSGATSIYGAGASGGVINIITKKVQGEELEFESYVGGSSGFNSGEDFDYKVGQSISGGNDKVQARSSVVYTETQGVFDADGDIVTPDISQGSLQFNKTVDFLTTVGVNLSETKKLNFLAQYYDSQQNSPYGLYITGRDFVDVRKGFYSDREHGTERIMLSASYVDDQFLGHQLIAEASYRKEDQTYTPYFQSSGQQITDVISLKTTLAKSFNKFNVVYGIDAYQDQLESNQALYDPTIANNSGNLINKTYAQVGRYAGVKVSSIAGFVQSDYAITEDWTVEGGFRYQYISNKIDDFVGYSQQKKIAAGKGKTADAVPGGETDYGVGLFNLGTIYHLNNESQVWANFSQGFDLADPAKYYGQGSYKLVGDHWKLNDSINVNDSKMSGIKTNSFELGYRLDTGELSLQTAAYYSQSDKSVKYNKKTLLIENINDKKRVYGLEAMASYWVHDNIQLGASGHYVTSEVKGNDGWKDVSAGSASTSKASAWAGWYDTDLSVKVQSQTMFDYEDDKNKLDGYTVFDLVSTYQLPVGSLGFGIQNLLNKDYTTVWGQRAQILYSSHYDSAAYDYKGRGRTYTLNYQVKY, from the coding sequence ATGAAAACCGAAAAAGGAAGTTTCAAGCTTTCCACCGTTGCGCTAGCGATTGTCGCAGCAAGCACAGTGTTTACAGCCCAAGCACAAGAATACACAACCGAAGAAAACATGGTGGTTGTCTCTAGCCGAACGCCTAAAGCGATCAGCGATATCCCGGGAACAGTTTGGTACATCGACACCGATAAAATCGAACAGGAATACCGTGGTGGTAAATCATTAGGTGAAATTCTATCGGCGAGCATTCCCTCTTTAGATGTAAGCAGCGGCGCTCGTACTAACTATGGTCAGAATCTACGTGGCCGTAAGATGCTCGTTATGATTGATGGCGTATCACTACAATCCTCTCGCCAAATCAGCCGCCACTTAGATTCAATCGACCCATTTAACATTGATCGCATCGAAGTGTTATCGGGTGCAACGTCTATCTACGGTGCCGGTGCTTCTGGTGGTGTCATCAACATCATCACCAAAAAAGTACAAGGTGAAGAGTTAGAATTCGAATCTTATGTCGGGGGATCGTCGGGCTTTAATTCAGGTGAAGATTTCGATTACAAAGTCGGTCAATCTATCTCTGGCGGTAACGACAAAGTTCAAGCTCGCTCTTCTGTGGTTTACACCGAGACACAGGGTGTATTCGATGCAGATGGCGATATTGTGACTCCTGACATTTCACAAGGCTCACTGCAATTCAACAAGACGGTAGATTTCCTGACAACTGTTGGCGTGAACCTGTCTGAGACAAAAAAGCTCAACTTCCTTGCTCAATATTACGATAGCCAGCAGAACTCTCCTTACGGCCTATACATCACCGGGCGCGATTTTGTTGACGTACGCAAAGGCTTTTACTCCGATCGCGAACACGGAACTGAGCGCATCATGCTTAGCGCCTCTTACGTCGATGATCAATTCCTTGGGCATCAGTTAATTGCTGAAGCTTCGTACCGTAAAGAAGACCAAACTTACACGCCTTATTTCCAATCTTCTGGTCAACAAATTACCGATGTTATTTCATTAAAAACCACACTGGCTAAGAGCTTCAATAAGTTCAATGTTGTTTATGGAATCGACGCGTATCAAGATCAACTTGAAAGTAATCAAGCGCTTTACGATCCTACCATTGCGAATAATTCAGGTAATTTAATCAACAAAACCTACGCACAAGTCGGTCGTTATGCTGGAGTTAAAGTCAGCTCTATCGCGGGCTTTGTACAATCTGATTATGCAATCACCGAAGATTGGACGGTGGAAGGTGGATTCCGCTACCAATACATCTCTAACAAGATTGATGATTTTGTCGGCTACAGCCAACAGAAGAAAATTGCTGCAGGTAAAGGGAAAACAGCAGACGCAGTACCCGGTGGTGAAACCGATTACGGTGTTGGCTTATTTAACCTAGGTACGATCTACCACCTTAATAACGAGTCTCAAGTTTGGGCAAACTTCTCGCAGGGTTTCGACCTTGCAGACCCAGCGAAATACTACGGACAAGGTAGCTACAAGCTCGTTGGCGATCACTGGAAACTCAACGACAGCATCAACGTTAATGACTCAAAAATGTCTGGCATTAAAACCAACAGTTTTGAGTTAGGTTACCGCCTTGATACTGGTGAGCTAAGCCTGCAAACCGCGGCTTACTACTCACAATCTGACAAATCAGTGAAGTACAACAAAAAGACATTGCTGATTGAAAACATCAATGACAAAAAGCGAGTGTACGGACTAGAGGCGATGGCTTCTTACTGGGTACATGACAATATTCAACTGGGCGCTTCTGGTCACTACGTCACCTCTGAAGTGAAGGGTAATGACGGTTGGAAAGATGTATCTGCAGGAAGTGCAAGTACTTCTAAAGCAAGTGCTTGGGCAGGTTGGTATGACACAGACCTATCTGTAAAAGTACAAAGCCAAACTATGTTTGATTACGAAGACGACAAAAACAAACTTGATGGCTACACCGTGTTTGATCTAGTAAGCACCTACCAGCTTCCTGTCGGTAGCCTAGGTTTCGGCATTCAAAACTTACTGAACAAAGACTACACCACAGTTTGGGGTCAACGTGCTCAAATCCTTTACTCGTCTCATTACGACTCAGCGGCGTATGACTACAAAGGCCGCGGCCGTACTTACACTTTGAATTACCAAGTTAAGTACTAA
- the fhuB gene encoding Fe(3+)-hydroxamate ABC transporter permease FhuB yields MATVNIEKTVTGRFNIKATALPLAAVLLISSLLQITAPYSQGIGLIWDTLFHFDSSNYQHLITHLTYLPRLTVALICGFALAVAGCVMQFVLRNPIASPTTLGVAAGAELGMVLGILLIPANLAIPGFIPAFIGGCLATGLVFTLSSARGFSPLHMVLAGMVVSLFLGSLNTMLLMLHEQRLTSIFVWGAGVLNQNDWSSVQVLIPLVSIPTLLLLVLQRPLSALQFGDNVATSLGVNIKQIKLLCLSLAIFITAAVISEVGLIGFVGIVAPAIARLLGVRALAKQILVSGLVGSFILLIVDLVIQPFSGFGGELLPTGAMTALLGAPFLLWLLQRTKLQSDLKNRSETIEHYKFVSTRKVLAAMSVLLMAMCVLALTVGKNQFGWNVELNPSLFDLRLPRVLVALLAGIGLAFAGTIIQRISNNPMASPEVLGISSGAALALVLGTLFGTAVGRNEQMLLGTLGATSVTAVVWLMGRKHNFAPTQTLLTGIALSAGLDALLRITMSSGNENATALLTWLSGSTYLVANQDVILLAVGVTIISAVALSLNRWIELINLGDVTTSSLGMNTTAVRLALLLLVAALTTLCTIVIGPLSFIGLLAPHMARSLHQYRAIPQMLTAALLGAIIMVAADWIGRTLWFPWQFPAGLLASLIGGGYFLYLMRK; encoded by the coding sequence ATGGCTACCGTAAATATCGAAAAAACCGTCACAGGGCGATTCAATATCAAGGCAACGGCACTACCTCTCGCTGCTGTTTTGTTGATCAGCTCGCTACTGCAAATTACCGCTCCTTACTCGCAAGGGATTGGCTTGATTTGGGATACGCTGTTTCACTTTGATTCTTCAAATTATCAGCATCTGATTACTCACCTCACCTATTTACCTAGGCTTACCGTCGCTCTCATTTGTGGTTTTGCACTGGCAGTCGCTGGGTGTGTAATGCAATTTGTACTGCGTAACCCTATAGCCTCACCTACCACGTTGGGTGTTGCTGCAGGCGCAGAACTCGGCATGGTATTAGGGATCCTTTTAATTCCTGCTAACCTAGCTATCCCTGGGTTTATTCCCGCTTTCATCGGGGGCTGCCTTGCAACAGGCTTAGTTTTTACCTTAAGTTCTGCGCGAGGCTTTTCACCATTACACATGGTGTTAGCCGGTATGGTTGTCAGCCTCTTTTTAGGCTCACTCAACACCATGTTGCTCATGCTGCATGAACAACGGCTTACCAGTATTTTTGTTTGGGGTGCCGGTGTACTGAATCAGAATGATTGGTCGAGCGTGCAGGTTCTCATACCTTTAGTCTCGATCCCGACTTTGTTATTGCTGGTTTTACAGCGCCCGTTATCAGCACTGCAATTTGGCGATAATGTCGCCACTTCACTTGGTGTAAACATCAAACAAATCAAATTGCTTTGCTTATCGTTGGCGATCTTTATTACTGCAGCCGTAATCAGTGAAGTAGGCTTAATCGGATTCGTTGGCATTGTGGCTCCTGCTATCGCTCGGCTTCTCGGTGTAAGAGCACTCGCGAAACAGATTCTGGTCAGTGGGTTGGTAGGCAGCTTCATTCTATTGATTGTGGATTTAGTGATTCAGCCCTTCTCTGGCTTTGGTGGCGAACTGCTTCCTACGGGCGCAATGACGGCGCTACTGGGTGCGCCCTTCTTATTGTGGTTACTGCAACGCACTAAACTACAATCCGACCTAAAAAACCGCAGTGAAACCATTGAGCACTACAAATTCGTCAGTACGCGTAAAGTACTGGCCGCGATGTCAGTACTATTGATGGCAATGTGTGTTCTTGCCCTTACAGTAGGTAAAAACCAGTTCGGTTGGAATGTTGAACTCAACCCATCGCTATTCGATCTACGTCTACCGCGTGTATTAGTCGCGCTATTGGCAGGGATCGGGCTTGCGTTTGCAGGCACGATTATTCAACGAATCTCAAACAACCCAATGGCTAGCCCCGAAGTCTTGGGGATCAGCTCAGGGGCCGCTCTGGCGTTAGTGCTCGGTACACTATTTGGCACAGCAGTCGGCCGAAATGAGCAAATGCTGCTTGGTACACTCGGCGCAACTTCAGTGACTGCCGTGGTTTGGCTAATGGGAAGAAAACACAATTTCGCCCCAACGCAAACCTTGTTAACAGGCATCGCGCTAAGTGCAGGGCTCGACGCTCTACTGCGCATCACAATGAGCTCGGGCAATGAGAATGCAACCGCGCTCCTCACTTGGCTTTCAGGATCGACTTATTTAGTCGCGAATCAAGATGTCATTTTGCTCGCCGTTGGGGTTACCATCATCAGTGCAGTGGCGCTGTCTTTGAATCGCTGGATAGAGCTGATTAACTTAGGCGACGTCACCACAAGCAGCCTAGGTATGAACACAACCGCTGTTCGATTGGCTTTGCTTTTGCTAGTCGCGGCACTAACAACTCTGTGCACCATCGTCATTGGGCCATTAAGTTTCATTGGATTATTGGCGCCGCACATGGCGCGTTCGCTTCACCAATATCGCGCGATTCCTCAAATGCTCACTGCAGCATTATTAGGCGCTATCATCATGGTTGCTGCCGACTGGATTGGTCGTACGCTATGGTTCCCTTGGCAGTTCCCTGCAGGTCTATTAGCCTCTCTGATTGGTGGCGGCTACTTCCTCTATCTAATGAGAAAATAA
- a CDS encoding ABC transporter substrate-binding protein: MKKFITMLFTVLAFNALALESAHALEIKHEMGSASFDATPKKVVALDWALTETVLSLGVELQGVADAQGYQQWVVKPALNADVTDVGSRREPNLELLTELKPDVILISEHMAAAYHQLNEIAPVLVYSVYSKKKQPLESATSVTLSLGKLFNKAQRAQQVIDETNKRLSDNGAKIRAADNSDKPLIFARFINDKTLRIHSQGSLAQATISSMGLKNDWQEQTNLWGFTTTGTERLAEHQQANVMIFGPLTEEEHKKLTQSPLWQAMAFTRTDSVYELPTIWTFGGLIAAQRFSDHITELLTQK; encoded by the coding sequence GTGAAAAAGTTCATCACCATGCTGTTCACCGTATTAGCTTTCAATGCCCTTGCTCTAGAGAGCGCTCACGCACTAGAAATCAAACACGAAATGGGCAGTGCCTCTTTCGATGCTACACCTAAAAAAGTGGTGGCTTTAGATTGGGCACTCACCGAAACCGTATTAAGCCTAGGCGTTGAGTTGCAAGGCGTGGCAGACGCACAAGGTTATCAGCAATGGGTGGTAAAACCTGCGTTAAATGCAGACGTGACAGATGTGGGCTCTCGAAGAGAACCAAACCTAGAGCTACTAACAGAACTCAAACCTGACGTCATTTTAATCAGTGAGCATATGGCGGCGGCCTACCACCAGCTCAATGAAATCGCACCTGTCTTGGTTTACAGTGTCTACAGTAAAAAGAAACAACCACTTGAATCCGCAACTTCGGTTACCCTCTCTTTAGGCAAGCTATTTAACAAAGCACAACGCGCCCAACAGGTGATTGATGAGACAAACAAGAGATTAAGCGATAACGGTGCAAAAATACGTGCCGCAGACAACTCAGACAAACCACTGATTTTTGCACGCTTTATCAACGACAAAACCTTACGCATTCATAGCCAAGGTTCATTAGCGCAAGCCACCATAAGTAGCATGGGCCTTAAAAACGACTGGCAAGAGCAGACAAACCTCTGGGGTTTTACCACTACAGGTACTGAAAGATTGGCTGAACACCAACAGGCGAATGTGATGATCTTTGGCCCGCTAACGGAAGAAGAGCATAAGAAACTGACTCAATCCCCTCTTTGGCAAGCGATGGCTTTTACGCGTACAGACTCCGTTTACGAACTTCCTACCATCTGGACTTTCGGTGGGCTAATCGCCGCTCAAAGGTTTAGTGACCACATTACCGAATTGCTTACCCAAAAATAA